Below is a window of Microcebus murinus isolate Inina chromosome 3, M.murinus_Inina_mat1.0, whole genome shotgun sequence DNA.
TATTCTTTGTATCGAACGCACCTGAGACGTGCAGACAGACATGCACAGACAGAGGGGCGCCCTGCTCTGTGCTCCTTGGCGCTGGGGGGCTAGGGCCCCTGACGTGCACAGTGTCGTGCAGTGCAAGCACTGGCCCGGGCCGCGTCTGAGTCAAGGACCGTAATCCCAGCCCGAGTGGCCTAAAAAACAAGGAACTTGGTGCCATATCTCACAGAGCAGAAAGGCTGGAGGCACAGCACACCCAGGGCTGATTGATTCAGCAGCTCAACCCTAGTCAACCCTGAATCTGCCTCCCTGTCCTTTCCATGGCTTTCCTCTCACTGTCTCAGGAAGGCTGCCACAGCAACGAGTATCACACCTCCACACAGTAAAgcccaaagacagaaaaaagcCACATTCCAAGAGCACCCTCTGTGGTATAAGGCCTAAAACCAGTATTAATATTACGTGCTGCCTTGACATCAGGTGAAAACAGGAGGGCCTCGAATGGCCCGACCACaagttcccctcccccaccgccacCCTCCCTATTGAGGGGCAGGCACAGTTCCTGCCTATCCCTGAGTAGTGGGCTTGGCTCCCTGCCAGCCCACAGAACTATTCAAACAAGCCAATCCCGTCGTCTGGTGGGAATCAGCCGGCACCCCAGCCTCTTACTACTGCAgagcctccccagcccctgctggccCTGAGTCCTCCTCTCCCAAGCTGTGAGTATATGTGATTAATAAACTGCTGTCCATCTCGTCTGTCCAGTGTGTCCATGTCGTGTGTTGGGCCATCCCCACGACCCTGGGGCGAGACTCCCTCCCTCGTCATCCGGGTGAGTGGGAGGCGATTAGCCGACCGAGGCAGCCCTCTCCCACCAGAGCACAAGCTCCATGGGGCAGGGCCTTCATTCTGTTCGGTGTGAACTTCCCTGCACCCACCATGGTGCCTAGCAAAGAGTAGGTGCTCATGGAAGtggaataaatacatgaatgaaaacCGAACAAATGCATTCTGTCATCGACAAGGGCTGTGTTGCCTGCCAGTGCCTGAACTAACACTGGTCGGGGCCATAGTGTCGCCACGATTGACCTGAACCCGGCATTTGGCGTGTGGGAGTGAGCAGGGGTGCTGAGCTGTTGCTTCCCCAGGCGTAGAAGAGGCCCCTGTCACCTGCACCtgttgtaatataattttaaaaaataatattgtcttGATCCAGTTTTGAGTCTCTGGTTAGAGGCCGGTTAGTTTGCTTTCTTGAGCAATGAAGTCCATGCTCCAACCACTTCTTCTATGCGGCTGTCACTGCGGCGGTCTCTCTAGCCCACTATGCACCAGCCCTAATTGCCTGAGGTCAAGTGTCAGACTGCTAGGGACAGCGCCTCTCCTCCTGAGCCTGcgaaattatttcaattaatcaATTCACAGGGAGCCCATGAAACCCAGCTAAGCCCACCCCTCTGGCCTTACACAAGCTGCCCTGGCAGCTCCAGTGTGCTGGCACGCTGTCCCCGGGTGCAACCCCCTGCGTGGCCCTGCCTGGCAGCCTGCTCCCCTCTGGCTCTGTAAGTAACAAAGAGTTCTGCCTTTCATCTCTCTGAGTGTCTTTGTGTTGTGTTCCCCATCAAAAGACCctttaaatcttataaaataatcGGCGCTGTGAGCAGGATGGCATGGCTGTGGCCACTGACTCTTGCACAGCTTGTTTGGGGATGGCCTAGCAGTTGGTTCCAGACCACCGGGAGTAGGGTAGGGAACAGAACTCGAACTTGCACTTGAACTTGCACTTCAGCCTTGCTACCTACTGCTGTGTCTGCCAGTGATTGTCACGTCTCTCCCCACCCAAATTTCCTCAGCATGGGAATATTCTAAGTGAACAGTGCTAATCGGCTAAACTCCGGCCTAGACACCAGCCCTGGAGGGGGCCCACCTTagggcaggaggtgagctgcTGGGTCGCTGGAGTGGCATTTCCCAGGCAAGGCATTCAGTGTGTTTCTGGCCACAGCTCGTGTTTGGGGGAGGCCTGTTCTGCGGCACTTCTTCAGCATCTATCAGTGTTTCCCTATTATTGTTTGGGGCAGAACTATGGTTTATCTGTGTGTTTTGAGCCACCCCTATGGAAGAAGGTGTTTGGCCACCCCCAGGGCAGAGAAATGACACCTGGCCTCATTGTCGCTGCTCAGGTGAAGtagctgcctgcctgtctcctttgcTGCTGCGTCCCTTGCTGCTGTCACCAGCAAACTGCATGTCACACAGCACACTCCAGACCCATCACTACGGGTTAGTGCCCTCAGAGACTTCTTCACTGTACGCACCTTGGCAACCTCCTCAAGCCTCCTGGCCATTTGCCCACGGGTTTCTGATGCAAAAACTACCCTTCCTGGCTCCATACCATATAcgattagagaaaaaaaaattgctggccGCACACTAGGCTCTCCTGAAAACAGAGGCTCCCACAGACGCGAAGCCTGTGAGGCTCCACGCCAGCTGTCATTATTCTCTGGGTCTTGAAGGCAGCCCCCGCCCGAGCTCGGCACAGCTGCCAAGGATGGAGCCAAGCCCGGGGCCCTGGCGTATTCCACCGACAGGAGGGGCGGCCTCCCTGCCCTCAGTCCCTTGCTAGATGCCAGGGTGCTGGAGGAGGCCCCGCAGCACTCCTTGACACTGGGGGTCTGGCTCCCCCAGATCCCTTGACACTACCCCACTCTTACAGCAGGAAGAGTTCCTAGCCTGTATAGATGGCACTGCTGACCCTCCTAAAAATGTCGGAGCTGGGTGGGGTGTGGCTGCTTTCCATCGCTCGGCCAGGTTGTCCCTAACGGAGGACAGGACCCAAGGGTCGGCACAGTTGGCCAAGCTTCAGGCAGTCGTCTTAGCACGGGACACCCTCATCAGCCAGTGGCCCCTGCTGCACATGTTTACAAACTGGTGGGCTGTCACCAAGAGTTGTCCCCTTCAGGCTGAAAACTCTGGGAATCTCTTGCCTCACAGATAACCAACATATAAATCAAGGCGGCACATGTTCCATATGTACTAAGGCCACGATAGGAGGCCTTGCTAAGACACACTTGTTCCTGTCCAAGCTTCAGGCTCTACTGATAGTAACCAAGATGCTCATTTCACTCCACAGTGCCGGGCTCTGTAAAAGGCTATTCAATCAAACTCTCACTTacccccaggccccaggcagccGGTTTAACTGAGAGGCCTAAGGGGCTCCTCAAAGAACTCTTTTCTAAGTTAATGACAAATAAACTCCCAAGTGTGTCTTTATCTTGCCCCAGACCTTCATCTCTCTTAATTCAAGGCCCCTTGGCCGATTCATACCCCACACTGACCTTTTAAAACCTTCCCATCACCCTTACCTATATTTAAAGGCCTGTGTATTAAAGGCTGCCGTGTGTCTGGAGATTCATTATATGTGAAGCCCTTTAAAAATGTCACCCCttgtttttatggatttttaatcCTGCCCCCATCTAGTAAGGGCTGGAGTCCTGACAGAGGGCACCCACTGTCCGGGCACCCACTAGCCCCGGACAGCTGCCCATCTGGAATGAATGGGACTCATCTGAGCCTAGTTTTCAACCACACAAAAACCCTTCCTCAGTATTTGGGTAATAAAGGGTGGATAAGTCATCCAGACTCCCCCTCTGTTGCCCTCCAGGGAATTAGAATTAGTTCCCCAGGGCCATTCCCCTAGGCAGGAAGACTACTAGCAACAGAGATTTTAAATACTCCCCTTAGTAAGTAAAACTCGCATTTCAAGATAACACCATATCCCATAATGATAAAATCAGACAACCCCTCCTTGGCCATAATATATGTCAGAGGAAAATCAACATCGGATGACAAAAGCCCAACAGGTGCAGCTACGCACCATTAGTGTTGACTGCCGGTCTtgctcctaaaatccccagcctGGAGGCGCCACGGGCCAcctctcccaaagtgctgatgACCCTGACCCAGGACATTTACTGCTGTTCTTCCTCTGTTACTAGGGATTCTATTATGTTTCCTAAGCTTGCTGCTTGCTTAGCCCGTGACTCTGTGACATTCCTTGCTCTCTGCCAAAACGCACACTTCCACACTCCTTGGCCTAAAGAGAAGTCTTGCAGGTGTTACCACTGTGAGTCTGTGACCACGACCTCCACTACCAGCCCCTTTCCCTCGGTTACAAACAAATATCACTAATCATAGACCTCACTATCCCATTGGGCCATACCCTCCAACACAATCACTGCTAGACCTGCCACCTTGACCCAAGAAATATACCCAGCCTTTATTGTTGTAAAAATATAACTCATACTTTTAACatagtttacatttccaccaagatATTAGAGACCACGAAACTTTTAGAtccattttcttggctaataTCACATAAATGGGAAACTTGGTCATGGGCTGGCCTACAAGGACTCCTTATACTTCTATGtgctttcttcctctttaatGCTTACAATGCAATGTTTTCGatgaaatttttctctaaaagtcTCCTCTACTATTCTGGCCACTCAAATAATCAAGCTCAAAACAGATGTCAGGATATGCAGGGATCAATTGTAATAGAGgcgtttttgttttgctttgttttgttttaacactGGTTTGACCTCATTTTGAGGCCCTGGTTACAGGCCTGTCAGTTTACCTTCTTGAGCAGTTAACGAAGTCCACACCCAACCACTTCCCTTCTGGGGCTCCCACACTCTGGACTACCATGCACCAGCCCTGATGGCCCAGCGCCAGGTACCAGACAACTAGGGACAACCATCTATGCCCCAGGGTTTACAATGCAAAAGTACTCAAGTTATCCAATCCCCAGGGAGCCTGTGAAACCCAGCTAAGCCCACCCCACCGGCCATACACAGCTGCCCTGACAGCTCCAGTACACCGTACACTGTCCCCAGGTGCAACTCCCTGTGTGGCCCTGCCTGGCAGCCTGCTCCCCTTTGGAGCTGTAAGTAACAAAGAGTTCTGCCATCCATCTACCTGGGTGTCCATGTGTCCACCATGAAAAGAACCTTTaaatcttatattaataaaagaacacCTTCTGACTCAGGAAGGTTGGGAAGCACTGGGCCTGGGAAGGAGGGTGCCATGGAGCTTATGGGGGCCCAGGACACGACCAAAATCCAGATCTTAACCAAGAAAGAAGGCAAGGTGGGGATGGATGTCTGCAAGGCCAGCCAATTGTTGTTGCCAGCTCACATCTGTCCCCTGCGTGTCCTGTGCCAGAGCCATTGCATAGGCACCATGACAGCCAGGAAGGATGGATCACTCACTCACAccctcactcactcacacactcacctTCACTTGCCCATTCACTCGCTCACTCATTCacatactcattcattcatttgctggttcagtcatgcattcattcattcatgcactcactcattcactcactcacttatTCTCTTACtcatttactaatttattcatttactcactcCTTCCTTGACTCCCTCACTCATTCACAcactcattcacttatttatcaGACATGTATGCCCTAGGCCTTAATGATAAAAAGATGATCAAGATTGCACTTCCTCTGAAAATCTCCCAGGCTTTTTCCATGGGAAAATACACCATTACTTCAGGAGAAGTGCTGTGTGAATGAACAGCCACAGAGGCCTGGGAAGGGCCACCCGGGGGTTGCAGGAAGGGAAGGCTGTGGGACCCTGGAGTGTAGGCGCGTGAGTGGAGAGGGCGGGCGGCATTCTGGGCAGAAGGTCCAGCGCTCGAATGCACAGCTGcagagaagggcagggaagggcctGGTCACCGAGCAGAGGACTGTGGGCACCACATTGGACAAGTTCTAGGGCAGAATGAGAAGCACAGAAGGAATTCTGGCTGATCTCCACGGGGAAGGAAAGGAGTGTTGGTAGAGAGAGAGACGATGCTGAGCAGGGATTTGAGAAAGCAGGGCAGCCTCGTGGAAGAAGCATGGCTCATGCACCAGGCGTGAGACAGCTCAGAACACGGCGCTTCCCAGCCCGGCTCTAAGTTCTTACTGCACACACAAAAAGGTACCTATGTGcagtgatggatgtgttaattagcttgattgtggtgattatttGACAGCATAtgcatatatcaaatcatcatgtaCACCTGAAAtacatataatttctatttgtccATTATACCCTAATagagctggggggggggaaaGAAAATGAACTGTTGGAGCTGATGCAAAGGTGGTTTTGGGATAGTTTTGTGGTGTGTTCTATGATGTATCCCTCATCAAGTCATACGCTTTAAATTGTGCAGTATACACCAATTATCTCTCAATGAAGtggtaaaattaagaaaagaaaaaagaaccaccACCTCCAAGAAAGATTCAGGGGAGCAACTGTGAAGTCAGTTGTTCTATCAGGAGCAGCCTGACGGCTTCCCAGGGGGTCCCCATCATACTCCAGCCAATCTGTTCACTCACCTGCGTAAATGTACTCCTTACCACTCCCTCCCTAAGtcagaaagaacagagagagagccCAGCCCCCAAATTAGTACAGCAGGTCCAAATGCGTGGGTGTGACACCCGCCACCACGGAGCCAGGTGATTTCAGGTTGGAAGTGCCCTTGGCAATACATAGCATCAAATTGTGGTGAGAGAGCTATTTGCTTCTTAATTTTTTGCATaaagcattctttttattttattaattagttgaaataaaaccaaaaagttaCAAATGTGTATATGGGGggaaatgatttttctttccatcCCTCTCCTCCAAccacccacctgccctcccaggaAGCAACTGTCGCTACCAGGTCTCTGTGCATGTGTCCAAAATATCCCAGGCATCTAGAAGTGGGTGCCGGGACAGTGGGAGAAGACTGGACAGTTTGGTGGCTGCTGCTGGGAAAATTGGCCAAccatattaaaagaaatgaaattggaTCTTCACCCCTCACCATACACAAGTTTCAATTCCAAACGGATTAAGTCCTAAGTGAGACAATAAAAACCACGATCTTAGGATAGGGGTGAATTTCATAAAATACGAACTGTAAGGAACAAGCCTGACAAATTCTACTCCAGTCCTCCCTGGGTATgctgggggattggttccaggccCTCCACGGATACCCAAGCCCCAGGATGCTCGAATTCCCCAGTTGGCCCAGTATACAAGGGTTCCACAGCCACAGATATGAAGGGCCAAGggtacattaaaaaacaaaaccaaacaaacctcAAAACTTCTATTCCTCCAAAGACAAGTCACAGAGtgggaaaaaacatttgcaaaggaTGAAACAATTATAGGACTAGTacctgaaaatataaagaacaccGACAAATACCAGCTCAGACCCCTCGGACTGGCAAAACTTAAAGAGCTTGATGAGAGGAGGCATTGGAGACATGTGGAGTGACAGGGCCCCTCCCCGGGGAGGAAGAGTCAGTCCCCACCACCTCGAGAGCAGCAGGCAAGGCTGCAGACGCCTCATGCTGTTGTTGGGGCCACATCTCCACACTTTCTCAGGCCCCCACAGAGACCCTGGATTGGCCACAGAATCTTCTAGAATGTCACCCTGCTGTTTGGTTTTCATGGTATTTGCTTTTAGAGCTTCTTTCTATATATGGCAAATGATGctgtttttacctttaaaatggtGATAATGTTTCTACTTAAAAAGGGCAGTTGTTAGGCAATTAAACGAGAGAGCGTGCAAAacagtgttgggaaaatatgattgaggaattaatgaaacgTGGCTCATAACATCATTAttctattgtataacccaatattactatattaaagacagaaacaggagtttgcagggttttgccctgaaggaatgtgtggactcaatggttcacttattagaggctgctatcatgggagagctctcaaatctccggtggggatgttttccaggaaggcttcccagtatctcaaaatctgtgagcttccctgtgtctttcaAGACCAGGCAAgccaaatatggcccacaggatgggagccggagacaatgagtactctttgcccagagatgcgccccggtgttataaacaacctgtttattagagatgggcttcctgctctctcctgtctgtctacctttaagtccactataactaatcaaagaaatataaagtcactatatctcttttgttttacctttgttaagtGACAGCTACCTCTCAGAACTTAGAAGTTGGCCcctaaaagactttgtacctgtttgttcacctagatagattagaagccccttgagaggacttttgaccctaacccgctacctgtatcccctagcaactgcattccctgatatgcaaatatgtttccctgacaactggtaattgatgtctgtgattataaagacctgtatgaatctaaccatattgctggcgtttATAGAGATACGCCAGTCTCCTAGGTACCCCCCGCTGTGTTAtgtctgatctttttatatatataaaactataaactataccttagtctctgtgtattctctTATTTCTCCCTGTTGCCTATctatttccttatcctctgtggtgacccctatcttagggacttggctccgtggggagaagtagctaatctcctcacAGGCCTGCGTCAAATACTCTTCCCCTCCGTTTGGCGTGGTCCGCAGGATACCCGCAGAACAGCAAGCCCATGCAGACACTTGAGCAAACGGGAGCTGCTGTTCGGGTAACTGGCAACGAGCACTGCCACCCACACTGTGTAAGGGCCTGATTGcaccccaaagctgctggctcacttgtgcgagcccggataacagaaaatgggcccaggggaggagtaatcggctcctggaaactgctagcttggggcccaaaggtagagctatcggctaaacgcatatttctgcttctgagaatcgcttgcttgcagctggacgcataggtatggggccagataagggagaaagccccctttgccgccggcgggctaccagtccaccaatcattttaaagactaacacgcacaatcagcttgtacagcgcgggtgttcaagagggTGGAGGGATAAAAGgggagccccagctttggtcagggtccttgcctgtaagagcggccactgcgctggcactctagggcctggaccctggctagccagaaaataaagctcctcttgagtgattgcatccttggtgtctttgttcgtctgcctggcggggtgcaggaagctggtccctaacatttgggggctcgtccgggataaGGCTCCCCTGCAATCCGCTGAGTAGAACAcaaagctgagggaggagtgagCGAGACCCCACACCCGGACTAGCCGAGTGTGTAGTAGGACGAGGAACGATTCCCGGGATTGCTaagccggcacaggacctaggcggacgcgctggagggacgccggtcggagccagacggagacgtcctctggctcCGGGAGGACTCCGGTACTGGTCTCGCCGCCAGAGGCGGGGGCCAGGAGGAATTCGGAGAAAGGaagtccggaccaggttagggcATTGTCTCTTGTAGTCTGTCTAGCTTCtgttgtctgttttgtctgtCATCACGTTTTGTCTGTCATCACTGTTTGTTACCACCGGGGAGAGTGAGAGTGTGCATGGGTCTCGAGAGCaagattttcaatttaggaaacctgcgaagaggagcagaggaggaccTTAGAGCCACGATCCGGGGCAGACCAGCATTGGCCAAAGGTCCCTGTTGTGTCATCTGCCGTCGGATCCTCAACCCAGAGGCCTCTGCCCTAGGCCAGTGCCGGTACCGCCACCTGCCCATAGTAGATTCAGAGGAATCCTGCCCCAGCCTAAGCCCTGAGGGGGGCCCGCGCCCTAGGACTCCGCCACAACCATGGGGCAAGCCATGACAACGCCTCTCTCTCTCCTAACAGGCCACTTTAAGGACGTGAGGGAAAGGGCCCGTAGTCTGTCCCTGGAAATCAGGAGGGGCAAACTAGTCACCCTTTGTAAAGTTGAATGGCCCGAGTTTGATGTCGGGTGGCCTAGAGAGGGATCCTTTGACAGAGTCAtggtaaaaaaagtaaaagagaaagtcttTGGGCACCCTGGGCACCCAGACCAGATTCCATACATTATAGTCTGGCAGGATTTAGTGCGAGATCCCCCACCTTGGATGCAAGCATTCGTGCCACCCTTTAGGGGTTCCTCTGAGGTCCTCACTGTGCGAGGTAGTactaagaaagaacagcaggaCTCCCCATCCACCCAGGGGTGCTCCGAGGTCCTCACTATGCGAGGTAGTACTAAGAAAGAACAGCAGAACTCCCCATCCACCCAGGTGCTCCCGGAGTCCAACCTTTACCCAGACTTGATTGGGCTGACCGAGCCTGATGCCCCTCCTCCTTATAACCCCAGGACAGCACCCACGATCTCCCAGGCAACAGCGCCCCAACTAAGTGctgtgggaggggaagaagggccaGCCTATGGCACCAGACAGCGCACAGGTCGAACCCCCGACCCGGAGCCTGTGAAAACATTCCCCTTGCGAGCAGTCGGACCCCGGGGGGGAGATGGGACACAGAATTACCAATATTGGCCTTTCTccaccagtgatctttataactGGAAAGCCCAAAACTCTAATTTCTCTGATAACCCTAAAGATTTAATTAACCTATTAGACTCTGTTCTCTTCAcgcatcagcccacctgggatgattgccaacagctacttaaggtgctcttcaccacggaagagagagaaaggatacaGGGGGAAGCAAGGAAATTGGTCCCAGGAGAAGATGGTAGACCTACAACGAACCCACGGACAATTGACCAAGTGTTCCCCCTTGAACGACCTCcgtgggactacaatgaggctgaaggtagggagcgtctccgggtctaccgccagactctgatggccggtctccgcatggcggcgcgaaagccgactaatttggccaaggtaggagatgtgcGTCAGGGCCCAGAAGAAAGCCCGGCAGCATATTTAGAAAGAATCATGGaagccttccggcagtacacccccatagaccCCACCTCAGAGGAAAGTAAGGCCGCTGTCATGATGGCCTTTGTGAATCAGGCTGCTTCAGACATAAGGCGAAAAGTGCAAAAGATAGACAGACTAGGAGAGAAAACCTTACAGGACCTATTAGAGGTAGCAGAAAAAGTTTACAATAATAGAGAGacatcagaagaaaagacagagaggataagacaagaagacagaaaatttcAGGCTAGAGAGATGcggaaagcaaataaagaaatggctaaaattttgctagccgagagagagagaaggtgggaggaaAGATCAGAGAACAGAGCAGGGCCCAGATTCCAGAGAGAGAGGCTTGACAGGAACCAGTGTGCCTGTTGTAGAGAACATGGGCACTGGGCAAAAGAGTGCCCCAAGAAGAAAGGGGGGCAGGGATTGGAGGGATCTAAAGGGGTCATGGTGGTGGGTCAAGCAGAGGATGACTAGGGGCGACGGGGTTCGGCTCCCCTCCCCGAACCCAGGGTAACTCTACAGGTGGAGGGGAATCCAGTAGACTTCCTCATAGATACCGGGGCTGAACATTCTGTACTAACTCAAGATAAAGGGAAATTATCTAAAAGGACCAGCTGGGTGCGGGGAGCGACTGGAACTAAGTTATATCAGTGGACCACACAGAGAAGATTAGACTTGGGaacaggacaagtgagtcacgctTTCATGGTCATTCCTGAGTGCCCCACACCACTACTAGGCAGAGACATACTCACCAAGCTCAAGGCCCGAATTCACTTCGAAGAGGGGGGGATAATGGTAACTGACAATGAAGGCAGACCCCTCAGCGGCCCCCGGGTCACCCAGGTTCTAACATTGACACAGGcggatgaatatagactgtaccagcCCACAAAGAGCAGGGGAGACAGTATAGATCAATGGCTCCGAGAATTTCCCATGGCTTGGGCTGAGACAGGGGGTACGGGGTGGGCCAAGCACAGGCCGCCCCTCTACATCGAACTAAAGCCGGGTGCTGAGCCGGCTCgtgtcagacagtaccccatgtcccggGAGGCAAAGGCGGGGATAACAccccacattcggagactccTAGACAGTGGGATTCTCAGAAAATGCCAGTCAGCTTGGAATACACCCCTGTTGCCGGTAAAGAAACCTGGAGGAAAAGATTATAGACCAGTACAAGATCTTAGAGAAGTCAATGCAAGGACTCTGGACATCCACCCTACCGTTCCAAACCCCTACACTCTGCTAAGCTCGCTCTCTCCCACGTTATCCTGGTATACAGTTCTAGATCTAAAAGATGCTTTCTTCAGTTTGGCTGTGGCGACACGCTGTCAAgagattttcgcctttgagtggcaggacgaAGAGAGAGGGGTCTATGGGCAACTGACATGGACCAGGCTGCCTCAGGGGTTCAAAAATTCACCCACCCtcttcaacgaggccctccaggATGACCTGAGTGAGTACCGCACCAACCACCCCGAGGTAACCTTGCTGCAGTATGTGGATGACCTGCTGCTGGCTGCCCCTGACCCCCAGACTTGCCTAAAAGGTACCAGAGACTTACTTAAAACACTCGGCGAGCTGGGGTATagagccagtgcaaagaaggcccAAATTTGCAGAGATGAAGTCACTTATCTCGGGTATAAGATAAGAGGGGGCCAAAGGTGGCTGACTGAAGCTATGAAGCAGACTGTGTTACAAATACCCACTCCGACCTCGAGCCGAGAGTTAAGAGAATTCTTGGGGTCGGTGGGTTACTGCCGCCTTTGGATCCCGGGGTTCGCGGAAAAGGCCCGCCCTttatatgaaaaatgcaaaacaggGCAAACATGGGAATGGACTGAGACAATGGCAAATGCCTTCCAAGTCCTAAAAACGGCCATGCTAAAAGCACCTGCTCTAGCGCTCCCTGACCCCACCAAAGAATTCCACCtctatatagatgaaaaaaagggCATTGCAAAGGGGGTGCTCGCACAAACCCTAGGGCCCTGGAAGAGACCAGTGGCCTATCTGTCAAAGAAGTTAGATCCGGTGGCAGCCGGATGGCCGGCGTGCTTACGAGTGATCGCGGCCACAGCCCTATTAGTAAAAGATGCTGATAAACTTACCCTGGGACAGAGACTGATAGTCACTACTCCGCATGCCATAGAAGGGGTTTTAAAGCAGCCTCCGGGGCGATGGATCACAAATGCAAGGCTCACTCA
It encodes the following:
- the LOC142870063 gene encoding uncharacterized protein LOC142870063 isoform X4, which gives rise to MVIPECPTPLLGRDILTKLKARIHFEEGGIMVTDNEGRPLSGPRVTQVLTLTQADEYRLYQPTKSRGDSIDQWLREFPMAWAETGGTGWAKHRPPLYIELKPGAEPARVRQYPMSREAKAGITPHIRRLLDSGILRKCQSAWNTPLLPVKKPGGKDYRPVQDLREVNARTLDIHPTVPNPYTLLSSLSPTLSWYTVLDLKDAFFSLAVATRCQEIFAFEWQDEERGVYGQLTWTRLPQGFKNSPTLFNEALQDDLKSAAPEHDCLEILAETQMARRDLKDRPLPNSDLIWFTDGSSFVREGHRYAGAAIVDNQGKLIWAACLPQETSAQKAELIALTEALRRAQGKRLTVYTDSRYAFGTVHINGTLYRERGFITAEGKEIKHKPEILHLLEAILLPKAVAVVHTPGHQSGNSLEAKGNRQADAEAKKAAYEGMPLSVLHTGPGLPPPGMVQIPPVPTYTETDKAWAEEQKNTHQGEDGWIWDKEHRMIMPEALGR